In one Bacillus sp. Marseille-P3661 genomic region, the following are encoded:
- the acsA gene encoding acetate--CoA ligase: MAANAINQEILMVDETANLKNYDEAVLNMDWKKVEENFTWFKTGNVNMVYEAIDRHVNEGKGSQHALLFTDGIREESYTYTELQKLSCRFANGLSSYGVEKGDRVFIFMPRSPELYISLLGIIRMGAIGGPLFEAFMEEAVKDRLSDSGAVAVVTTPELLERIPVHELPNLKHVIVVGAEKETEEYQVLYQDLMSISDEYLIEWVNRETGMLLHYTSGSTGKPKGVLQVHDAMVHQYLSGKWTYDLREGDTYWCTADPGWVTGTSAGMWSPWLNGVTVVLRGGRFKAEDWYATLEKYSVNVWFSAPTAFRLLMASGNELPKKFDLSNLRHILSAGEPLNPEVIRWGLDALNHRIHDNWWMTETGSSICANFRCNPIRPGSMGKPLPGIKLAIIDDQGNELPSRRMGNLAIKPKWPAMVREIWNNKEKYEQYFETGWFVSGDSAYMDEDGYFWFEGRVDDVINTSGERVGPFEVESKLVEHPAVAEAGVIGVPDPIRGEAIKAFITLREGYTECDELKEEIRTFVKTRLAAHAAPRMIEIRQSIPKTRSGKIMRRVLKAWELGLPTGDLSTMED; encoded by the coding sequence ATGGCAGCGAATGCAATTAATCAGGAAATTTTAATGGTTGACGAAACAGCAAATTTAAAAAATTATGATGAAGCCGTCTTAAATATGGATTGGAAAAAGGTAGAGGAAAACTTTACTTGGTTTAAAACTGGGAACGTTAATATGGTATATGAGGCGATTGATCGTCATGTTAATGAAGGCAAGGGGAGCCAACATGCATTACTATTTACGGATGGCATTCGCGAAGAAAGTTATACTTATACGGAATTACAAAAACTTTCATGCAGATTTGCTAATGGATTATCCTCCTATGGTGTTGAAAAAGGGGATCGTGTTTTCATCTTCATGCCACGTAGTCCAGAATTATATATATCGTTACTTGGAATTATTCGTATGGGAGCAATTGGTGGGCCATTATTCGAAGCTTTCATGGAGGAAGCTGTAAAAGATCGCCTAAGTGATAGTGGTGCTGTTGCAGTTGTTACAACCCCTGAGTTATTAGAGCGTATACCGGTTCATGAACTTCCTAATCTTAAGCATGTGATCGTAGTTGGTGCTGAGAAGGAAACAGAAGAATACCAAGTACTCTATCAAGATTTAATGAGTATATCAGATGAGTATTTAATCGAATGGGTTAATCGTGAAACGGGGATGTTGCTCCACTACACATCTGGTTCAACCGGTAAGCCAAAAGGGGTACTCCAAGTTCACGATGCAATGGTACATCAATATCTATCAGGAAAATGGACATATGATCTTCGCGAGGGAGATACCTATTGGTGTACGGCGGATCCAGGTTGGGTAACAGGGACATCGGCAGGAATGTGGTCACCCTGGCTAAATGGTGTCACGGTTGTACTTCGCGGAGGTCGATTCAAAGCTGAAGATTGGTATGCCACTCTAGAGAAATATTCAGTTAATGTATGGTTTAGTGCTCCAACTGCATTCCGTTTATTAATGGCCTCGGGTAATGAATTACCGAAGAAATTTGACTTATCTAATTTACGACATATTTTATCAGCAGGTGAACCATTAAACCCAGAGGTGATCCGTTGGGGATTAGATGCTTTAAATCACAGAATCCACGATAACTGGTGGATGACTGAAACTGGATCATCTATATGTGCGAACTTCCGCTGTAATCCAATTCGTCCAGGCTCTATGGGAAAACCTTTACCTGGTATTAAACTTGCAATTATTGACGACCAAGGAAATGAATTGCCATCAAGAAGAATGGGGAATTTAGCGATTAAACCAAAGTGGCCTGCTATGGTACGTGAAATTTGGAATAATAAAGAAAAGTATGAGCAATACTTTGAAACCGGCTGGTTTGTTTCAGGAGATTCAGCGTATATGGATGAGGATGGTTACTTCTGGTTTGAGGGGCGTGTTGATGATGTTATTAACACTTCCGGTGAACGAGTTGGACCATTTGAAGTTGAAAGTAAATTAGTGGAGCATCCTGCAGTTGCCGAGGCTGGTGTAATCGGGGTACCAGATCCAATACGTGGTGAAGCAATAAAAGCATTTATCACCCTGCGTGAAGGTTATACAGAATGTGACGAATTGAAAGAGGAAATTCGTACATTTGTCAAAACACGATTAGCAGCACATGCTGCTCCAAGAATGATCGAGATTCGCCAAAGCATTCCTAAAACACGTTCTGGGAAAATTATGCGTCGTGTTCTCAAAGCATGGGAGCTTGGTTTACCAACTGGGGACCTTTCTACAATGGAAGACTAA
- a CDS encoding DUF2500 domain-containing protein has translation MGFDNNFLIFQFMQVIGPMFILIVFGFIIFQFIKGIKQWNYNNKQPILAVWAKVVSKRTQVSHRHHGNPNDNIHHSSSSTTYFTTFEVESGDRLEFSISGKEYGQLVEGDVGKLSFQGTRYLQFERQ, from the coding sequence GTGGGATTTGATAACAACTTTTTAATATTTCAATTTATGCAAGTAATTGGCCCTATGTTTATTTTGATTGTATTTGGATTTATTATCTTTCAATTCATTAAGGGCATAAAGCAATGGAATTATAATAATAAACAACCAATATTGGCTGTTTGGGCAAAAGTAGTCTCAAAACGGACACAAGTGAGCCACCGTCACCACGGGAATCCTAATGATAACATACACCATTCAAGCAGTAGTACAACGTACTTTACTACTTTCGAAGTTGAAAGTGGTGATCGTCTCGAATTTAGCATCAGCGGAAAAGAATATGGACAACTTGTTGAAGGTGACGTTGGAAAACTCAGCTTTCAAGGTACACGCTACCTACAGTTTGAACGTCAATAA